CGGTTACACCGGCGAAGACGGCTTCGAGCTGGCCTTCCCCGCCGACCAGGCCGAAGCGGCATGGAACGCGCTGGTCGCCGCCGGCGTCAAGCCCGCCGGCCTGGGCGCGCGCGACACGCTGCGCCTTGAAGCCGGCATGAACCTGTACGGCCAGGACATGGACGAAACCGTCAACCCGCTCGACGCCGGCCTCGCATGGACCATCGACCTGGTGTCCGAGCGCGACTTCGTCGGCAAGGCCGCGCTGATCGCGATGGGCCAGAAGTTCCAGTTCCTCGGCCTGATCCTGCGCGAAAAAGGCGGCGTGCTGCGCGCGCACCAGAAGGTCGTCTCGGCGTCCGGCAGCACCGGCGAAATCACCAGCGGCACCTTCAGCCCGAGCATGCAGCAGGCCATCGCGCTGGCGCGCGTGCCGATGGACGTGGCGATCGGCGACACCGTCAAGGTCGAAATCCGTGACAAGCAGCTGGCCGCCACCGTCGTGAAGCTGCCGTTCGTGCGAAACGGTAAAATCCTGGTTGCTTAACTGATTAACACCTGGGTCCGACCCCGCGGGTCAGACCCTAACCCCACTTACTTTGGAGCGAACAATATGAATATCCCAGCCGACCTGAAATACACCGAGTCCCACGAGTGGGTGCGCGCCGAAGCTGACGGCACCGTCACCGTCGGCATCACCGAGTACGCGCAGGACGCGCTGGGCGACATCGTGTTCGTCGAACTGCCGCAGGTCGGCAAGTCGTTCACCGCCGGCGACGACGCCGCGGTGGTCGAGTCGGTCAAGGCCGCCAGCGACATCTACGCGCCGCTGTCGGGCGAAGTCACCGCCGTCAACCAGGCCGTCGCCGACGCGCCCGAGTCGATCAACGCCGACGCCTACTCGGCATGGCTGTTCAAGCTGAAACCAAGCGACGCCAACGCGATCAACGGCCTGCTCGACGCCGGCGCCTACGGCAAGAACACCGCCGACTAATTTCCGGCAGTTCCCATCGCCCTCCTTCCCGACCCCGGCCACGGCGTTCGCGCGCCGTCGGCCAGCACTTTATTCTGGCCCATACAATGACCCGCACCAGCCTGACCCAACTTGAAGCACGCGACGCGTTCATCCCGCGCCACATCGGCCCATCCGAATCCGAGCAGGCGGCGATGCTGTCGACCCTCGGCTACGCATCGCGCGCCGCGCTGATCGACGCGATCGTTCCGCCAAACATCCGCAACAAGAGCAAGCTCGAACTGGGCCAGTTCTACGAGCCGATGACGGAACAGGCCGCGCTGGCCAAGCTGAAGGCGCTGGCGGGCCAGAACAAGGTCATGAAGTCGATGATCGGCCAGGGCTACTCGAACACCTTCACGCCGCCCGTCGTGCTGCGCAACATCTTCGAAAACCCGGCCTGGTACACCGCCTACACGCCGTACCAGCCGGAGATCTCGCAGGGCCGCCTGGAAGCGATCCTGAACTTCCAGCAGACCGTGACCGACCTGACCGGCATGGGCATCGCCAACTCGTCGATGCTCGACGAAGGCACTGCCGCCGCCGAGGCGATGACGCTGATCCAGCGCGTCGGCAAGTCGAAGTCGCAGGTGTTCTACGTGGCCGACGACGTGCTGCCGCAGACCCGCGAAGTGGTCGAGACGCGCGCCAAACCGCTCGGCATCGAAGTGCGCACCGTCGCCGCGGCCGATATCGAAACGCTCAATGAAGCCTGCTTCGGCGTGCTGCTGCAGTACCCTGGCGTGAACGGCGAAGTGCGCGACTACCGCGCCGCCTGCGAACACCTGCACGCCGCCGGCGCGATGGTCATCGCCGCCGCCGACCTGCTGGCGCTGACGCTGCTCACGCCTCCGGGCGAATGGGGCGCCGACGTGGTGGTGGGTAACAGCCAGCGCTTCGGCGTGCCGCTCGGTTTCGGCGGCCCGCACGCCGGCTACCTGGCCACCCGCGACGAATTCAAGCGCAGCATGCCGGGCCGCCTGGTCGGCGTGACCATCGATGCGCAGGGCAACAAGGCCTACCGCCTGGCCCTGCAAACGCGCGAGCAGCACATCCGCCGCGAAAAAGCGACCTCGAACATCTGCACCGCGCAGGTGCTGCTGGCCGTGATGGCGTCGATGTACGCCGTCTACCACGGCCCCGCGGGCCTGAAGCAGATCGCCACCCGCACCCACCGCTTCACCAGCATCCTGGCCGCTTCGCTCAAGGGCGCCGGCTACACCCTGGCCAACGCCACCTGGTTCGACACCCTGACGGTCGCCACCGACCGCGCCGCGGCGATCCACACGGCCGCCGTCGAACATGGCGTCAACCTGCGCAAGGTCGATAACGGCCACGTCGGCATCTCGCTCGACGAGACCACCACGCGCGAAGACATCGCCCTGCTGTGCAAGATCTTCGGCGTGGACGCTGCGCCCGACTTCGACGCCATCGGCGACGACGCCTTCCCCGCGCAGCTGGCGCGCACCAGCGCCTACCTGACCCACCCGACCTTCCACCGCTACCACGCCGAGCACGAGATGCTGCGCTACCTGCGCAGCCTGGCCGACAAGGACCTGGCGCTGGACCGCACCATGATCCCGCTCGGTTCCTGCACGATGAAGCTGAACGCGACCTCGGAAATGATCCCGGTGACCTGGCCCGAGTTCTCGAACATCCATCCGTTCGCGCCGGACGCGCAGACGGTCGGCTACCGCGAAATGATCGGCCAGCTGGAAGACATGCTGTGCGCGCTGACCGGCTACGCCGCCGTGTCGCTGCAGCCGAACGCCGGCTCGCAGGGCGAATACGCCGGCCTGCTGGTGATCAAGGCCTACCACGAGTCGCGCGGCGAAGGCCACCGCAACATCTGCCTGATCCCGTCGTCGGCCCACGGCACCAACCCGGCGTCGGCCAACATGGTCGGCATGCAGGTGGTCGTCACCGCCTGCGACGCGCGCGGCAACGTCGACCTGGCCGACCTGAAGGCCAAGGCGGAACTGCACAGCAAGAACCTGGCGTGCGTAATGGTGACCTACCCATCGACCCACGGCGTGTTCGAGGAAGGCATCGACGAACTGTGCGAAGTGATCCACTCGCACGGCGGCCAGGTGTACATCGACGGCGCCAACATGAACGCGCTGGTCGGCGTGGCAGCTCCCGGCGCGTTTGGCGGCGACGTATCGCACCTGAACCTGCACAAGACCTTCTGCATCCCGCACGGCGGCGGCGGTCCTGGCGTCGGCCCGATCGGCGTCGGCGCGCACCTGGCCAAGTTCCTGCCGAACCAGCGTTCGACTGGCTACACCCGTGATGAAGCCGGCATCGGCGCCGTCAGCGCGGCGCCGTTCGGCTCGGCCTCGATCCTGCCGATCTCGTGGATGTACATCGCGATGATGGGCGGCGCCGGCCTGACCGCGGCGACCGAGACGGCGATCCTGAACGCGAACTACATCGCGCGCCGCCTGGCGCCGCACTATCCGGTGCTGTATTCGGGCCACGACGGCCTGGTCGCCCACGAGTGCATCATCGACCTGCGCCCGCTGCAGGACGCCACCGGCATCAGCAACGAAGATGTCGCCAAGCGCCTGATGGACTTCGGCTTCCACGCGCCGACCATGAGCTTCCCGGTCCCGGGCACGCTGATGATCGAGCCGACCGAGAGCGAATCGAAGGTCGAAATCGACCGCTTCATCGAGGCGATGATCGCGATCCACGCCGAGATCGTCAAGGTCGAGCGCGGCGAGTACGACCGCATGGACAACCCGCTAAAGGGCGCGCCGCACACCGCCGAAGTGGTCATGGCCGACGACTGGCAGCACAAGTACACGCGCGAGCAGGCGGCCTTCCCGGTCGCTTCGCTGCGGCGCCAGAAGTACTGGCCGCCGGTCGGCCGCGCCGACAACGTGTACGGCGACCGCAACCTGTTCTGCGGCTGCGCGCCGATCAGCGACTACGAGTAATCCTCATGCTCGCTTGGACGCGAGCCGCAGGTGCGGCCTGCGTCCTACCGCCCCGGCCCGCACGGCCGGCGGCAGCGGCAGCAGCGCCGCATCGTCGAGGGAAAATCCGGCGACGGCGCGCGCCAGGCTCACGGCCTGGCGCTGCAGGCTTTCTGCCGCCGCCGCGGCCTCG
This window of the Massilia sp. R2A-15 genome carries:
- the gcvH gene encoding glycine cleavage system protein GcvH, producing the protein MNIPADLKYTESHEWVRAEADGTVTVGITEYAQDALGDIVFVELPQVGKSFTAGDDAAVVESVKAASDIYAPLSGEVTAVNQAVADAPESINADAYSAWLFKLKPSDANAINGLLDAGAYGKNTAD
- the gcvP gene encoding aminomethyl-transferring glycine dehydrogenase; amino-acid sequence: MTRTSLTQLEARDAFIPRHIGPSESEQAAMLSTLGYASRAALIDAIVPPNIRNKSKLELGQFYEPMTEQAALAKLKALAGQNKVMKSMIGQGYSNTFTPPVVLRNIFENPAWYTAYTPYQPEISQGRLEAILNFQQTVTDLTGMGIANSSMLDEGTAAAEAMTLIQRVGKSKSQVFYVADDVLPQTREVVETRAKPLGIEVRTVAAADIETLNEACFGVLLQYPGVNGEVRDYRAACEHLHAAGAMVIAAADLLALTLLTPPGEWGADVVVGNSQRFGVPLGFGGPHAGYLATRDEFKRSMPGRLVGVTIDAQGNKAYRLALQTREQHIRREKATSNICTAQVLLAVMASMYAVYHGPAGLKQIATRTHRFTSILAASLKGAGYTLANATWFDTLTVATDRAAAIHTAAVEHGVNLRKVDNGHVGISLDETTTREDIALLCKIFGVDAAPDFDAIGDDAFPAQLARTSAYLTHPTFHRYHAEHEMLRYLRSLADKDLALDRTMIPLGSCTMKLNATSEMIPVTWPEFSNIHPFAPDAQTVGYREMIGQLEDMLCALTGYAAVSLQPNAGSQGEYAGLLVIKAYHESRGEGHRNICLIPSSAHGTNPASANMVGMQVVVTACDARGNVDLADLKAKAELHSKNLACVMVTYPSTHGVFEEGIDELCEVIHSHGGQVYIDGANMNALVGVAAPGAFGGDVSHLNLHKTFCIPHGGGGPGVGPIGVGAHLAKFLPNQRSTGYTRDEAGIGAVSAAPFGSASILPISWMYIAMMGGAGLTAATETAILNANYIARRLAPHYPVLYSGHDGLVAHECIIDLRPLQDATGISNEDVAKRLMDFGFHAPTMSFPVPGTLMIEPTESESKVEIDRFIEAMIAIHAEIVKVERGEYDRMDNPLKGAPHTAEVVMADDWQHKYTREQAAFPVASLRRQKYWPPVGRADNVYGDRNLFCGCAPISDYE